TCGcactttttttaattgaaatgaATAGTTATGTGTTGTAAGGACAAATGCATTTGGGAATCTGTCATAATGTAGAGTTTCCCCATGGGCATAACTGTTTATGATGAATGGGATTTAAGTAGAGGGGTTGTTTTGGGGACCTGTAATTCCAGGGGAAGGGTTCTTCAAATGAACTATCCTCCCACCTGCCCAggggaattaatttttttgtacaaTCGGTTATTGCACAGCATGGTTCAATATTTTCTTACTCTAGCTAATGCAGGGTGAAAGCTACCATTTTAACACTGCTAAAAGTCATAATTACTGTATGAATGATTTCAGTGTCTGGTGTGCACACTCTCCTGCCATTCCCATGTCCCCCTATTGGGAATTGCTAAAAACAGTTTCTGAAGATTTTAAAGCAGAGgccttaaaggggcagtgtcatgctaTTTGGAAACTCTATAAAAAGCTAGGTGTCTTCGTGTTAATTGAATTCCAAAACTAATGGCATAGCTTTGTTATTAAAGATTATTTGAAGGTAATGAAACTGTTTCCTGTCACCTGTCGCTACGAATggcaaggatggaaatggattgataCTTGAATACAGTGgccttattatttttaaaattggccaaattatttttttcaaatttctatGGTACGTCTTCCAAAATCCTCAATAAATTTATTACAGCTAGCCCTCTCTGAAAATATTCATTAAATATCTCTGTCATAGCTTTACAGAACTATTTTGTTCTAAAACATAAATGTAATGATTTTAGCACAGAATTGCCTAAAACAGCAACATCttcatgacactgccccttatTGAGGTGCCCTTGTGTACATCATAACCAGTATTTTGTTATGCTATGTGTTCATGTTTGCTTACAATAGAATTATAGTTTCAGTAATATACTAAAACTGTTTAAAGTATTTACACTTTCCACCTTGGATAATGGAATTTCTGAGTTTAAACATGTCCGCCTTGCAGTCAATATAACATATTACAAATTTGCTTGAATCAATGATATGTATTTGTTGTAAACTGGCTGAAATTATTGATATCCAAACTGTGTACgaatttatttaattgccaTATTAAAGCTATGAGACTGTTGTTAGTAGCAGGTAATCCTTATATTAAATTTTTGTGATAAAACTCTAACCCTtggtaatttagattttttgtGATGGAATTTACATAGTGTAGTACATATTTCTCGATAATCTACAAGTATGAACTCAGTAACAACTATGCTGGATGTGGCATTAGTCAAATTTCATAAGTAATCCATTGAGGTAGCATGTTACTCAAATTGAATCAGCATTGTCATTCACATGTTTTTATCCATAACCTCCCAGTGGAGGACCCCTGAAATTCAAGGGTGGGACCCTTACTGCAGATTAGCATTGTCATTGTGATACCCCATGAAAGATTACAATTCTGATGGAAACCTTTCACCAATGCGAAGAATAGAGCTCTTTAGCTTGGGTGGTTTGTtgtcccatttcagaccatgtgataTTGCTCTTGAGATttattgctttcaaactttcaaATAGTCATGTGTATATGATTGAATAACTTTTAGATGGATAAAGGAACAACTCCCAGAGAATGTCACATGGTCTGAAATCGGTAAACAAACTGctcaagctaaagaggtccattaaaTCTTGTAAAAGGCTTGATTTTGTCTATGCCACTTTTTACGATGGCGACAAATCCAGCGGTGCAGCCTTGTGACATTCACCCCATCAtacagatcatttttgacctcAGGAAAGCAAGTATACCTCCTACCAGCCTTGAAGTCGAAAACATTTGATTTTTTGTGAACCTGTTCTAACACAGTAACAAATGTCTGCTGCTTGATTTTGTTGGTGTGGTGGGTGTTGCGTGTTCCCTGTCCAAGGTCTTGCTTAGACTGTTGCAGCAGTCCTAGAAGTGGCCCTGTAGCTTTGGTTGAAGATTCAATTGAGCTGCTGTTTATGTTAGGTGCACCCATCTCACGGATACATTCCTTTGACACCATATTTACCTGTTCTACCAGAAGGTCCCTAGATATGCATTTACCTTGCCCTCCCTTTCGAGAGGCAAAACGGTTCCACTTCAGTCTATGTGCCTCTCTTGGAGTAAGCAAGCCAAGCTGAGATGCCTTGAGACGGAGAGCAGCTAATGCATATTTGCTGTGGTTGTTTACCGGGTAAAAAACAGTGAGAAAATTCCACACCCTCAAGAGCCGTTCACCATCACCTTCTTTTACAGAGTCATCTGCACTCCTAAGGAGAAGACCAATGCTGAGGTGGAGGCAACCATAATTGTACACATAGTCCTCTGTCCCCTTGTCGTCCACTTTACTTTCAGATGTTGCATCCTCATCCGCTACTGTGAGGCCATGCTCTTttttctcatgcttaacacgaCATTTGCCATACTTGAAAACTCTTGTACAACCGTGGCCACGACAGGGCAAGTCAGGACGAGGGTTGTAAGCTGCGAGAAGATTAGGAAGGCGAGACACTCCAGGCATTACAAACTTCTCAAGCATGGAAATTACTTTCCTGTGAAGCCAATTTCTTTGAGCTTCTTTGCTGGAATTCTTAAGATTATCAGGCATCATGTTTTTCGTTGGAATGCTTTCCATACCTTCCATTCCAAAATGATTAAGGGTTGCAGCAATAATGAAGGCATCCAACTCTATTGCAAAGAACTCTTTTACTGAATCATAGTGGTCAAGGGGGTCTCTAAGAGCATTGGAATTCCCCGCCGCGATTGCATTGCTCGCCATTGTTCCCCAATCCATAACTGAATTAGGCTTCCGCAGAATGTTGACAGCAAGCTGAAAACAAATGACATAGTTGGAGACCAAAATCAGCATTAGATCTTACAACCCACAAAACTCTCACCTATTAAACCCTCGCAAGAACctttaaatataatttttgtgAAGTTTGGAGTGAATCATTTGTGTCAGACAGGGATATTACAGTAGATCTTCCTCCACTAGTCTTTGTCCAAAAGaaatattatgcaaaattttcactGATTCTTTTTTTGGTGAGTccaaaatattatttgaataaagGGAAGAGTTTGATAACAGATTCCCCTCCCCGCCCCCCAACAGAAAAAATCCGCAACAAATGAACACACCTGGTAAGCAATGCGTATGCCATGCCAATCCTCATTCTTACACAAAACGACATCTAGTTTCTCATCCACACTCCTGCCATCTGCACGTGCCTTCTGAATATTTCTTGACCTCTCTTCTGTGAGTTGATCTCCACCAAAGCAAACAAAGTCGGCAGGCGTCTTGGTACCATTAACTTGTGACATTGGCACATAGTTGCTATGGAGGTGTTCTAATATGTCTACCATGTCCTCATTGAGGCTTTCATTTTTTGGAAGACAACCAAGAGGTATCTGTAAAAAATAAGTACCGTTGAATGACCCAAAAAACTGCACTGTGATCATTGTGGTAAAATGTGTCGTGTCCAAAAATTTCAAATCATACTCCACC
The Montipora capricornis isolate CH-2021 chromosome 10, ASM3666992v2, whole genome shotgun sequence genome window above contains:
- the LOC138021856 gene encoding uncharacterized protein; amino-acid sequence: MEEELMGLTSIKEPSVLRQSRHDLLPSFKMADFGEELKAKAPLTTELLNSLCVSKSKKRKQENGKQVNTVIATIAAIMLQNRCPQMSALAYRIGLILRFSGAGQMGLELMTAHGITVHPTQLTAKAKEMGKDHDKTLLQWKGTIEQHKDTVQCLEIIKQCLQSLEYLPELPKIGQVCSYLMTNEPSDCRMIDASGVCGGADTIDASSINLACLYNPTDVVHSIGSKLLEKQISSKMIKDTCAFVAKSTEQGDDALDAINKSIEVAKHSAPKGFQIIGDNLDLHINVRHMDNSNKNKSLHTFNLVAMEDVVTGENLPDVTERTLDVVQVHEFLPSLDDVEKLKKDLIPLWTRVMVKQLSAFRFLKSVVVYHIPHEYSEAMRLPSNQIPLGCLPKNESLNEDMVDILEHLHSNYVPMSQVNGTKTPADFVCFGGDQLTEERSRNIQKARADGRSVDEKLDVVLCKNEDWHGIRIAYQLAVNILRKPNSVMDWGTMASNAIAAGNSNALRDPLDHYDSVKEFFAIELDAFIIAATLNHFGMEGMESIPTKNMMPDNLKNSSKEAQRNWLHRKVISMLEKFVMPGVSRLPNLLAAYNPRPDLPCRGHGCTRVFKYGKCRVKHEKKEHGLTVADEDATSESKVDDKGTEDYVYNYGCLHLSIGLLLRSADDSVKEGDGERLLRVWNFLTVFYPVNNHSKYALAALRLKASQLGLLTPREAHRLKWNRFASRKGGQGKCISRDLLVEQVNMVSKECIREMGAPNINSSSIESSTKATGPLLGLLQQSKQDLGQGTRNTHHTNKIKQQTFVTVLEQVHKKSNVFDFKAGRRYTCFPEVKNDLYDGVNVTRLHRWICRHRKKWHRQNQAFYKI